In the Helianthus annuus cultivar XRQ/B chromosome 11, HanXRQr2.0-SUNRISE, whole genome shotgun sequence genome, one interval contains:
- the LOC110887909 gene encoding uncharacterized protein LOC110887909, whose product MSNLAKLEFMALDITGKNYLSWALDAEIHLNANNLGDTIKEGNKTSTQDKAKAMIFLRHHIHESLKNEYLTIKDPLVLWTNLKERYDHQKTVILPRARYEWINLRLQDFKSICEYNSTMFRITSQLILCGENITDKEMLEKTFSTFHASNIVLQQQYRERGFTKYSDLISCLLVAEQNNELLMKNHETRPVGTTPFPEVNVATYNDQSGSHGRGRGYQRGRGHGRIRGRGHGRGRGCAYGRGNYHGIQFKNRRTHQKLHDNEKKSNDERGKKKSGTSSNACYRCGGNNHWAGTCRTARHLVELYQQSIKDKQKGIETNFTYEDGNVDVPSGEKDHTNATNLDYDDFLIEQANLDSGDILSDTNQLDACHFPYA is encoded by the coding sequence ATGTCGAATCTTGCAAAGCTTGAGTTTATGGCTTTAGACATCACTGGGAAAAATTATTTGTCATGGGCTTTGGATGCTGAAATCCATCTAAATGCCAATAACCTTGGGGATACAATTAAAGAAGGAAATAAAACGAGTACCCAAGATAAAGCAAAGGCAATGATTTTCTTACGCCACCATATTCATGAGTCATTGAAAAATGAATATCTCACTATCAAAGATCCACTCGTCCTATGGACCAATTTAAAAGAAAGGTATGACCATCAGAAAACAGTAATATTACCAAGAGCTCGTTATGAATGGATTAATTTAAGGTTGCAAGACTTTAAGTCTATATGTGAGTACAACTCAACAATGTTTAGAATCACGTCACAATTGATTCTATGTGGTGAAAATATTACTGATAAGGAGATGTTGGAAAAAACATTCTCCACCTTTCACGCCTCAAACATTGTCTTGCAACAACAATATCGTGAAAGGGGCTTTACCAAATACAGTGacttaatatcatgtttgctTGTGGCTGAGCAAAATAATGAGCTACTAATGAAAAACCATGAAACTCGTCCAGTTGGTACAACCCCATTCCCAGAAGTGAATGTGGCAACATATAATGACCAAAGTGGAAGTCACGGACGTGGTCGTGGCTATCAACGTGGGCGTGGTCATGGTCGTATTCGTGGTCGTGGTCATGGACGTGGTCGTGGATGTGCATATGGTCGGGGGAATTATCATGGTATTCAATTCAAAAATAGAAGAACACACCAGAAGTTGCATGATAATGAAAAGAAATCCAATGATGAAAGAGGTAAAAAGAAAAGTGGAACCTCATCAAATGCATGCTATCGATGTGGTGGTAACAACCACTGGGCTGGTACATGTCGTACAGCCAGACACTTAGTAGAGCTTTACCAACAATCTATAAAAGACAAACAAAAAGGAATAGAGACAAATTTCACATATGAAGATGGAAATGTTGATGTCCCAAGTGGTGAAAAGGACCATACTAATGCAACTAATCTGGATTATGATGATTTCCTTATCGAGCAAGCTAATTTGGATTCTGGTGATATCTTGTCTGATACAAACCAGTTGGATGCTTGCCATTTTCCCTATGCATGA